One stretch of Comamonas testosteroni DNA includes these proteins:
- a CDS encoding ABC transporter ATP-binding protein, whose product MGILATQDLTIRFGGHVAVNAVTCSFEPGTLTAIVGPNGAGKTTYFNLISGQLKASSGTVTLGGRDLSGLPASARTRAGLGRAFQLTNLFPNLSVQENVRLAVQASMTGAHRRGLNLWSIWSDHRAVTQRARQILERVSMSERADTVVASLPHGDQRKLEVALLMALEPQVYMFDEPTAGMSHDEAPVILDLIRELKKDRSKIILLVEHKMDVVRELADRIIVLTNGQLVADGKPAEVIASPVVQQAYLGNAVKEDA is encoded by the coding sequence ATGGGCATTCTGGCAACGCAAGATCTCACCATCCGTTTTGGGGGCCATGTGGCCGTGAACGCTGTGACCTGCTCGTTCGAGCCGGGCACGCTCACGGCCATCGTGGGCCCCAATGGGGCAGGGAAGACCACTTATTTCAACCTGATCTCGGGCCAGCTCAAGGCTAGCTCCGGCACGGTCACCCTGGGGGGACGCGATCTGAGCGGCCTGCCCGCTTCGGCGCGTACGCGCGCCGGGCTGGGCAGGGCCTTTCAGCTCACGAATCTCTTTCCGAATCTGAGCGTGCAGGAGAACGTGCGGCTGGCGGTGCAGGCCAGCATGACGGGAGCGCATCGCCGCGGCTTGAACCTCTGGAGCATCTGGAGCGATCACCGGGCGGTCACGCAGCGTGCGCGACAAATCCTGGAGCGGGTCTCCATGTCCGAGCGTGCCGACACCGTCGTCGCCAGCCTGCCGCACGGCGATCAGCGCAAGCTGGAGGTGGCGCTGCTGATGGCGCTGGAGCCGCAGGTCTATATGTTTGACGAGCCCACGGCGGGCATGAGCCATGACGAGGCACCGGTGATCCTGGACCTGATACGCGAACTCAAAAAAGACCGCAGCAAGATCATCCTGCTGGTGGAGCACAAGATGGATGTGGTGCGTGAACTCGCCGATCGCATCATCGTGCTGACCAATGGACAGCTGGTGGCCGACGGCAAGCCTGCCGAGGTCATCGCCTCGCCCGTGGTGCAGCAGGCCTACCTCGGCAATGCCGTGAAGGAGGACGCATGA
- a CDS encoding ABC transporter ATP-binding protein has protein sequence MSQASAPLLQLSGVHTHIGAYHILHGVDLIVPQGEVTMLLGRNGAGKTTTLRTIMGLWQASQGSIRFAQKDIAQLSTPAIARLNIAYVPENMGIFADLTVKENLLLAARAAAHAGQMDAARLDWIYQLFPAVQKFWNAPAGKLSGGQKQMVAVARAIVEPRDLLIVDEPSKGLAPAIINNMIEAFAQLKAGGVSILLVEQNIDFAKRLGDGVALMDNGRVIHAGRMADLAADAQLQQTLLGLSL, from the coding sequence ATGAGCCAGGCATCCGCCCCTTTGCTGCAACTGTCCGGCGTCCATACCCATATAGGCGCCTATCACATACTGCATGGCGTGGACCTGATCGTGCCGCAGGGCGAGGTCACCATGCTGCTGGGCCGCAACGGCGCCGGCAAGACCACCACGCTGCGCACCATCATGGGCCTGTGGCAGGCCAGCCAGGGCAGCATCCGGTTTGCGCAGAAGGACATTGCCCAGCTGTCCACGCCGGCCATTGCACGCCTGAATATCGCCTATGTGCCCGAGAACATGGGCATCTTTGCCGATCTCACGGTCAAGGAAAACCTGTTACTGGCGGCACGCGCCGCCGCCCATGCGGGCCAGATGGATGCCGCCCGGCTGGACTGGATATACCAGCTGTTCCCGGCCGTGCAGAAGTTCTGGAATGCGCCTGCGGGCAAGCTCAGCGGCGGGCAGAAGCAGATGGTGGCCGTGGCGCGCGCCATTGTCGAGCCGCGCGATCTGCTGATCGTCGACGAGCCCAGCAAGGGCCTGGCTCCCGCCATCATCAACAACATGATCGAGGCCTTTGCCCAGCTCAAGGCCGGCGGCGTGAGCATCTTGCTGGTAGAGCAGAACATCGACTTCGCCAAACGCCTGGGCGACGGCGTGGCCCTGATGGACAACGGCCGTGTCATCCACGCAGGCCGCATGGCCGATCTGGCGGCCGACGCGCAGCTGCAGCAGACGCTGCTGGGGCTGTCCTTATGA
- a CDS encoding branched-chain amino acid ABC transporter permease, with protein sequence MSFKDMDYKPLLLVPLLALVTLPLVGSPSTWLTLTVAGLAMGMIVFIIASGLTLVFGLMDVLNFGHGVFIALGAFVATSVLGVMGDWTGSDQLWRNLAAVFPAMLVAMLVAGAVGLAFERFIVRPVYGQHLKQILITMGGMIIGEELIKVIWGPQQIPLPLPDAMKGAWLLGDAAVEKYRVFAVLVGALVFAGLAWTLARTKLGLLIRAGVQDREMVEALGYRVRNLFIGVFVAGSALAGLGGVMWGLYQQNVIPQMGAQVNVLIFIVIIIGGLGSTGGALIGALLVGLMANYTGFLVPKVALFSNIALMVAVLLWRPQGIYPVANR encoded by the coding sequence ATGAGCTTCAAGGATATGGATTACAAGCCGCTGTTGCTGGTGCCGCTGCTGGCGCTGGTGACGCTGCCGCTGGTGGGTTCGCCCAGCACCTGGTTGACGCTGACGGTTGCAGGTTTGGCTATGGGCATGATCGTCTTCATCATTGCTTCGGGTCTGACGCTGGTGTTCGGCCTCATGGATGTGCTGAACTTCGGGCACGGCGTGTTTATCGCGCTCGGCGCCTTTGTGGCCACCAGCGTGCTTGGCGTCATGGGCGACTGGACTGGCTCGGACCAGCTCTGGCGCAATCTGGCCGCTGTCTTTCCGGCCATGCTGGTGGCGATGCTGGTGGCCGGCGCCGTGGGCCTGGCGTTCGAGCGCTTCATCGTGCGCCCGGTCTATGGCCAGCATCTCAAGCAGATTCTCATCACCATGGGCGGCATGATCATCGGCGAGGAGCTGATCAAGGTCATCTGGGGCCCGCAGCAGATACCGCTGCCCCTGCCCGATGCCATGAAGGGTGCGTGGTTGCTGGGCGATGCGGCCGTGGAGAAGTACCGCGTGTTTGCCGTGCTGGTGGGCGCGCTGGTGTTTGCAGGGCTGGCCTGGACGCTTGCACGCACCAAGCTGGGCCTGCTGATCCGCGCCGGCGTTCAGGATCGCGAGATGGTCGAGGCGCTTGGCTACCGGGTGCGCAACCTTTTCATTGGCGTGTTTGTGGCCGGCTCGGCCCTGGCCGGGCTGGGCGGCGTGATGTGGGGGCTGTACCAGCAGAACGTGATTCCGCAGATGGGCGCCCAGGTCAATGTGCTGATCTTCATCGTCATCATCATCGGCGGGCTGGGCAGCACCGGTGGCGCTCTCATCGGAGCACTGCTGGTGGGGCTGATGGCCAACTACACGGGCTTTCTCGTGCCCAAGGTGGCGCTGTTTTCCAATATCGCGCTCATGGTGGCCGTCCTGCTGTGGCGTCCCCAAGGCATCTATCCGGTCGCCAACAGATGA
- a CDS encoding branched-chain amino acid ABC transporter permease: MLNRLLSGDLPRSRILALMLLAIFLGLAVAPFAFPGVKALNVAAKVLIFVVLVASFDLLLGYTGIVSFAHTMFFGIGAYGVAIASGKLGAGWGALALGLGAALLVSLLLSLAIGLFSLRVRAIFFAMITLAVAAAFQTLASQLSDWTGGEDGLTFKMPEWLSPSFEPFENEIFGTLIDGRIISYYLLFVLALLLVLMLLRIVNSPFGRVLQAIRENEFRAEAIGYRVVVYRTTSSVLSALFACVAGAMLAVWLRYNGPDTTLSFEIMMDCLLIVVIGGMGTIYGAVIGSVIFLVAQSYLQDLLRLGSEAAVSLPWLSALLSPDRWLLWLGLLFVLSVYYFPTGVVGRLRAAASLKD, encoded by the coding sequence ATGCTCAACCGTTTGCTCTCCGGCGATCTGCCGCGCAGTCGCATCCTGGCACTGATGCTGCTGGCGATCTTCCTCGGTCTTGCCGTGGCGCCGTTTGCCTTCCCCGGTGTCAAGGCGCTCAATGTGGCGGCCAAGGTGCTGATCTTTGTGGTGCTGGTTGCCAGTTTTGACCTGCTGCTGGGCTATACCGGCATCGTCAGCTTTGCCCACACCATGTTCTTCGGCATAGGCGCCTATGGCGTGGCCATTGCTTCCGGCAAGCTGGGGGCGGGCTGGGGGGCGCTGGCCCTGGGGCTGGGTGCGGCGCTGCTGGTGTCGCTGCTCCTGTCCCTGGCCATCGGCCTGTTCTCCCTGCGTGTGCGCGCCATCTTCTTTGCCATGATCACGCTGGCCGTGGCGGCCGCATTTCAGACCCTGGCTTCGCAGCTGTCCGACTGGACGGGAGGCGAGGATGGCCTGACCTTCAAGATGCCCGAATGGCTGTCGCCCAGCTTCGAGCCCTTCGAGAACGAGATCTTCGGTACCCTCATCGACGGCAGGATCATCAGCTACTACCTGCTGTTTGTGCTGGCGCTGCTGCTGGTGCTGATGCTGCTGCGCATCGTCAATTCGCCCTTTGGCCGCGTGCTGCAGGCGATTCGCGAGAACGAGTTCCGTGCCGAGGCCATCGGCTACCGCGTGGTGGTCTATCGCACCACGTCCAGCGTGCTCTCGGCCCTGTTCGCCTGCGTGGCCGGTGCCATGCTGGCGGTCTGGCTGCGCTACAACGGGCCGGACACCACACTGTCCTTCGAGATCATGATGGACTGCCTGCTCATCGTCGTCATCGGCGGCATGGGCACGATTTATGGCGCGGTGATCGGCTCCGTCATCTTTCTGGTCGCGCAAAGCTATCTGCAGGATTTGCTGCGGCTAGGCAGCGAAGCTGCCGTCAGCCTGCCATGGCTGTCGGCCCTGCTGTCGCCCGACCGCTGGCTGCTGTGGCTGGGTCTGCTGTTTGTGCTCTCGGTCTATTACTTCCCCACGGGCGTGGTCGGGCGGCTGCGTGCTGCGGCGTCGCTCAAGGACTGA
- a CDS encoding alpha/beta fold hydrolase encodes MSQTSPALPLPASCYALCAGYEIHYLDWQPQGPTKATVIAWHGLARTGRDMDALAQFLVAQGYRVICPDTLGRGLSQWSRNPREDYRLRFYALLARELMDALALQQVHWVGTSMGGAIGTVCASGLFEPDLRHRILTLTLNDNAPELAEAALARIKSYAGRPPVFDTVSELEGFFRAAYKPYGWLSDFEWRKLTETSTRRCDDGRVTPHYDPRMIEQFTEHDNDYLLWDHYDALQLPVLLLRGEESDLVLKPVAEQMQQRGPGARGLLTWLEVPDCGHAPALNVNAHFEAVLSHLHQA; translated from the coding sequence ATGAGCCAGACCTCTCCCGCCTTGCCTCTGCCCGCATCTTGCTATGCTCTTTGCGCGGGCTATGAGATTCATTACCTTGACTGGCAGCCGCAAGGCCCGACCAAGGCCACGGTGATCGCCTGGCATGGCCTGGCACGCACGGGCCGCGACATGGATGCCCTGGCGCAGTTTCTCGTGGCGCAAGGCTATCGCGTCATCTGCCCGGATACGCTGGGCCGCGGCCTGAGCCAGTGGAGCCGCAACCCGCGCGAGGACTATCGGCTGCGCTTCTATGCCCTGCTGGCGCGCGAGCTGATGGATGCGCTGGCGCTGCAGCAGGTGCACTGGGTGGGGACCAGCATGGGCGGCGCGATAGGTACGGTCTGTGCGTCCGGCCTGTTCGAGCCGGATCTCAGGCACCGCATTCTCACGCTCACGCTCAACGACAATGCGCCCGAGCTGGCCGAGGCTGCGCTGGCCCGCATCAAGAGCTACGCCGGCCGCCCGCCGGTGTTCGACACCGTCTCCGAGCTGGAAGGCTTTTTCCGCGCAGCCTACAAGCCCTATGGCTGGCTCAGCGATTTCGAGTGGCGCAAGCTGACCGAGACCAGCACGCGTCGTTGCGATGACGGCCGCGTCACGCCGCATTACGACCCGCGCATGATCGAGCAGTTCACCGAGCATGACAACGACTATCTGCTCTGGGATCACTATGACGCGTTGCAACTGCCCGTGCTGTTGCTGCGCGGCGAGGAGTCCGATCTGGTGCTCAAGCCGGTGGCCGAGCAAATGCAGCAGCGAGGCCCCGGTGCCCGAGGTCTGCTGACCTGGCTGGAGGTGCCGGACTGCGGCCATGCGCCGGCGCTCAATGTGAACGCGCATTTCGAGGCCGTTCTGTCCCATCTGCACCAGGCCTGA
- a CDS encoding rhodanese-like domain-containing protein, with protein MGFVVDLIREYGFGIVFLNVLVEQLGAPIPAYPVLVVTGALEGGSLARLGWLTVIAVAAALIADVLWYHAGKAYGHRVLGRICRISLSPDACIRQTESVYGRWGARSLLVAKFVPGFASIASALAGVVGTPLRTFVLFDTLGALIWVGSAVFLGSLFSSTVQDLLDVLTALGKWGLLLLCVAFAVFVARKWWQRQRVVRSLKMPRMSVEELAGLNAQGITPTVIDVREPLLFGQGHIPGASSWLEHQGKGRAAYEHLLPRERHEHGLVVYCDCPDEISAARVARQLQRAGFHNVRPLSGGLTAWEAAGFELEKPEA; from the coding sequence ATGGGTTTTGTCGTCGATCTGATTCGGGAATACGGCTTCGGCATTGTCTTTCTCAATGTGCTGGTGGAGCAGCTGGGCGCACCCATCCCGGCCTATCCGGTACTGGTGGTGACCGGAGCGCTGGAGGGCGGCAGCCTGGCACGCCTGGGCTGGCTCACCGTGATTGCGGTGGCCGCAGCGCTGATTGCCGATGTGCTCTGGTACCACGCAGGCAAAGCCTATGGGCACCGGGTGCTGGGACGTATCTGCCGCATTTCGCTCTCTCCGGATGCCTGCATCCGTCAGACCGAGTCCGTCTATGGGCGCTGGGGTGCCAGGTCTTTGCTGGTGGCCAAGTTCGTGCCGGGCTTTGCCTCCATTGCCAGTGCGCTGGCCGGTGTGGTGGGCACGCCGCTGCGCACCTTTGTGCTGTTCGATACGCTGGGGGCCCTGATCTGGGTGGGTTCGGCGGTGTTTCTGGGCTCGCTGTTCAGCTCCACGGTGCAGGATCTGCTCGATGTGCTGACGGCGCTGGGCAAATGGGGACTGCTGCTGCTGTGCGTGGCGTTCGCGGTCTTCGTGGCGCGCAAGTGGTGGCAGAGGCAGCGCGTGGTACGTTCGCTGAAGATGCCGCGCATGTCGGTCGAGGAGCTGGCGGGGCTCAATGCCCAGGGCATCACGCCGACGGTGATCGATGTGCGCGAACCCCTGCTCTTCGGTCAGGGCCATATTCCCGGTGCCAGCTCCTGGCTGGAGCATCAGGGCAAGGGCAGGGCGGCCTACGAGCACTTGCTGCCGCGCGAGCGGCATGAGCATGGCCTGGTCGTGTATTGCGACTGCCCCGACGAGATCTCCGCCGCGCGCGTGGCCAGGCAATTGCAGCGTGCGGGATTTCACAATGTCCGGCCATTGAGCGGCGGCCTGACGGCCTGGGAGGCGGCCGGCTTCGAGCTGGAAAAGCCCGAGGCCTGA
- a CDS encoding YeeE/YedE thiosulfate transporter family protein, which produces MKRLPITALLAVFFGWLLWSVSVRQAALFAVGIGLGAVLAGKRFGFTTGWRMLVEEKDGSGIFGQLLLLALAAALAMPLLGHFPELTAALGPPSISLLVGAFVFGLCMQIADGCGSGTLYKAGMGIPMNTAILPLFAIGSFLGSLHLGWWLDLGNTAPVGLVTQWGWAPALIATLVALALIAAGVALYVKKANAALNRPAKPLLVRKWLVGAVLLAILATLNLIIAGQPWGVVYGFGLWAAKIANATGAVDLASNWFWSQPGNAARLHETVLLDVTSITNIGILGGALWIAAGKPAAAKALTGTQWVVALVAGLVLGYSSRLAFGCNVGAMLSGISTGSIHGWIWVPLAFAGTIFGLRIRRHFGF; this is translated from the coding sequence ATGAAACGACTTCCCATAACGGCCTTGCTGGCCGTTTTCTTTGGCTGGCTGCTGTGGTCGGTCTCGGTGCGTCAGGCAGCTCTGTTTGCCGTGGGCATAGGCCTGGGCGCGGTGCTGGCCGGCAAGCGCTTTGGCTTTACCACGGGCTGGCGCATGCTGGTCGAGGAAAAGGACGGCAGCGGCATCTTTGGCCAATTGCTGCTGCTGGCGCTGGCTGCGGCTCTGGCCATGCCTTTGCTGGGCCACTTCCCGGAACTGACGGCAGCTCTCGGCCCGCCCAGCATCAGCCTGCTGGTCGGTGCCTTTGTCTTCGGCCTGTGCATGCAGATCGCCGACGGCTGCGGCAGCGGCACCCTCTACAAGGCGGGCATGGGCATCCCCATGAACACGGCCATACTGCCCTTGTTTGCGATCGGCAGCTTTCTGGGCAGCCTGCATCTGGGCTGGTGGCTGGATCTGGGCAATACCGCCCCCGTGGGCCTGGTCACGCAATGGGGCTGGGCTCCAGCGCTGATCGCCACGCTGGTCGCGCTGGCCTTAATCGCGGCAGGCGTGGCCCTGTATGTGAAAAAGGCCAATGCTGCCCTGAACCGCCCGGCCAAGCCGCTGCTGGTGCGCAAATGGCTGGTCGGTGCCGTGCTGCTGGCCATCCTGGCCACGCTCAACCTGATCATTGCGGGCCAGCCCTGGGGCGTGGTCTACGGCTTTGGTCTGTGGGCCGCCAAGATCGCCAACGCCACGGGCGCCGTCGATCTGGCCAGCAACTGGTTCTGGAGCCAGCCCGGCAATGCGGCGCGCCTGCATGAGACCGTGCTGCTGGACGTGACCAGCATCACCAATATCGGAATTCTGGGCGGCGCATTGTGGATTGCCGCCGGCAAGCCCGCGGCAGCCAAGGCACTGACAGGCACACAATGGGTCGTGGCCCTGGTGGCGGGACTGGTGCTCGGCTACAGCTCGCGCCTGGCTTTCGGCTGCAATGTGGGCGCCATGCTGTCAGGCATCTCCACCGGCTCCATCCACGGCTGGATCTGGGTCCCACTGGCATTTGCAGGCACCATCTTCGGCCTGCGCATCCGCCGCCATTTCGGCTTCTGA
- a CDS encoding sulfurtransferase encodes MKNSLTRYALGLGLSLGASSWALAAQPLLNPEQLQPLLQQADVRLIDIRDPKAFEAGHIAQAANAPYGKWRGPATNPGELPDQAKLVALVQSLGLTPATHAIVISSGADATDFGAAARVYWTLKSLGLKELSIVNGGMKAWESAGKPLGKTQVQIAPSSYTPTFDANWLATQQDVGKHIDLSNAALVDSRPDAFYLGKTRAPAAKLSGTLPGAQQLDFNQWFVPGTSRFVDAAKAREIAAKVQRPQGQDMVAFCNTGHWAATDWFGLSEMAGLPNVKLYAGSMVDWTQSKDAPRMANQPGRAQSLAYDAQKWWEKTFK; translated from the coding sequence ATGAAAAACTCTCTGACACGCTATGCACTGGGCCTGGGCTTGAGCCTGGGCGCCAGCAGCTGGGCGCTCGCGGCCCAGCCCCTGCTCAACCCCGAACAGCTGCAGCCACTGCTGCAGCAGGCCGATGTGCGCCTCATCGATATCCGCGACCCCAAAGCCTTCGAGGCCGGCCATATCGCCCAGGCCGCCAATGCCCCCTACGGCAAATGGCGCGGCCCGGCCACCAATCCCGGCGAGCTGCCCGACCAGGCCAAGCTGGTGGCGCTGGTGCAGTCCCTGGGACTGACGCCAGCCACGCATGCCATCGTGATCTCCAGCGGCGCGGATGCCACGGACTTCGGTGCCGCGGCCCGCGTGTACTGGACGCTCAAAAGCCTGGGCCTCAAGGAGCTGTCCATCGTCAACGGCGGCATGAAGGCCTGGGAAAGCGCAGGCAAGCCCCTGGGCAAGACCCAGGTGCAGATTGCGCCCAGCAGCTACACCCCGACTTTTGACGCCAACTGGCTGGCCACCCAGCAGGACGTGGGCAAGCATATCGACCTCTCCAATGCGGCCCTGGTGGACTCGCGCCCCGACGCCTTCTATCTGGGCAAGACCCGCGCACCCGCCGCCAAGCTCTCGGGCACCTTGCCCGGCGCCCAGCAACTGGATTTCAATCAATGGTTTGTGCCCGGTACCTCACGGTTCGTGGATGCAGCCAAGGCCAGGGAAATCGCTGCCAAGGTCCAGCGCCCGCAAGGCCAGGACATGGTGGCCTTCTGCAACACCGGTCACTGGGCGGCCACCGACTGGTTCGGCCTCTCCGAAATGGCAGGTCTGCCCAATGTGAAGCTGTATGCGGGCTCCATGGTGGACTGGACGCAGTCCAAGGACGCGCCGCGCATGGCCAACCAGCCGGGCCGCGCCCAGTCATTGGCCTATGACGCCCAAAAATGGTGGGAAAAAACTTTTAAATGA
- a CDS encoding (2Fe-2S)-binding protein, with the protein MTTTHIPDHGVKPPAASAKETSAFVLQLNLNGQPVSASCSPDTRLLTLLREHWHLTGAKPGCEVGRCGACMVWLNAEPVNACLLMAYQIQGQTVRTIESVAQDSASEPVRDALARCGGVQCGYCTSGMVMSMSWLHQQQPRPTAAEAEAQMCGNLCRCTGYGGIRRTVQELFPAEESA; encoded by the coding sequence ATGACGACGACCCACATCCCGGATCACGGCGTAAAGCCACCCGCAGCCAGCGCAAAGGAGACCTCGGCTTTTGTGCTGCAGCTGAATCTGAACGGCCAGCCGGTCAGCGCCAGCTGCAGCCCCGATACCCGGCTGCTGACCTTGCTGCGCGAGCACTGGCACCTCACCGGGGCCAAGCCCGGCTGCGAAGTGGGGCGCTGTGGCGCCTGCATGGTCTGGCTCAATGCTGAGCCCGTGAACGCATGCCTGCTGATGGCCTATCAGATCCAGGGCCAGACCGTGCGCACCATCGAGTCCGTGGCACAGGACAGCGCCAGCGAGCCCGTACGCGACGCGCTGGCGCGCTGCGGCGGCGTGCAATGCGGCTATTGCACCTCCGGCATGGTCATGAGCATGAGCTGGCTGCACCAGCAGCAGCCCCGTCCCACAGCCGCAGAAGCCGAGGCCCAGATGTGCGGAAACCTTTGCCGCTGTACGGGCTATGGTGGTATCCGGCGGACAGTGCAGGAGCTGTTTCCGGCCGAGGAAAGCGCATGA
- a CDS encoding xanthine dehydrogenase family protein molybdopterin-binding subunit, giving the protein MQFLTPHHIRELGLEALPVRPDAMAKLGGNPGFLTDRIRPGQLRGAILGSPHPHARILRIDTSAAKALAGVHAVVTHADIPGIKHYGLRKADRPVLCIDKVRHVGDPVAAVAAVDMETARQALALIRIEYELLPPVCDPVTALDGTAASEQPVHQDGNLLHACSHRQGDMSAAQEATVHWVQDSYVTPRQMHAFLETEGGVAEPDGAGGLQLFFGSHNPAREKQVIAAMLGLAHDRVHAVGTPVGGSYGGKDELTIQPIAALLAWKAQRPVRLHLTRTQSVDLGVKRHPMQIRMRSGCDAQGRLTCHQVQIVADTGAYATHGPEVLDAALEHAPGPYRYQALDLSARLAYTNNGIAGAFRGFGAVQVQFALEQQMDRLAALVGMTADAFRALNLAAPEAPGPLGQHVVPFDGAQRALDVARQQALWRGPHRWASADGRHLHGVGLTLIHRSDGFGKGGPSDCRMELALAADGAIELRCGFTELGQNLVGTVQSLGAQHLGCAVDAIRPVLGDTRLTPDSGPVAASRATTLVWRALQEAAGPWQQALLLAAARVRPDIPLRCGARGLESAAGMSLSYADLAKASGEQAPCISIDLRAEDPQGNAHDTHFVFGACAAIALVRVDTWSGMVQVQRLVMCTALGPVASAQGYLGQMEGGALMGLAMGTQEELACLDGHYQARNLDGYLIPTLADAPDMQVLAIENLPGGDPIGPRGAGEISVNLALPAVANALAAALQHPITQLPMTPERVIALLEAGAKPSTP; this is encoded by the coding sequence ATGCAATTCCTTACCCCTCATCACATCCGCGAGCTGGGCCTGGAGGCTTTGCCGGTCCGGCCCGATGCCATGGCCAAGCTCGGCGGCAACCCGGGCTTTCTGACCGACCGTATTCGGCCGGGCCAGCTGCGAGGAGCGATTCTCGGCAGCCCCCACCCCCATGCGCGCATTCTGCGCATCGACACCAGCGCGGCCAAAGCTCTTGCGGGCGTCCATGCCGTGGTCACCCATGCCGATATCCCCGGCATCAAGCACTACGGCCTGCGCAAGGCGGACCGGCCCGTGCTCTGCATCGACAAGGTGCGCCATGTGGGCGACCCAGTCGCCGCCGTTGCGGCCGTGGACATGGAGACGGCGCGGCAGGCTCTGGCGCTGATCCGCATCGAATACGAACTCCTGCCCCCTGTCTGCGACCCGGTCACCGCCCTTGACGGCACGGCGGCCTCCGAGCAGCCAGTCCATCAGGATGGCAATCTGCTGCATGCCTGCAGCCACCGCCAGGGCGACATGTCTGCGGCCCAGGAAGCCACCGTGCACTGGGTGCAGGACAGCTATGTCACGCCGCGCCAGATGCATGCTTTCCTCGAGACCGAGGGCGGTGTGGCCGAGCCCGATGGCGCGGGCGGCCTTCAGCTGTTCTTCGGCAGCCACAACCCCGCACGCGAAAAGCAGGTCATCGCCGCCATGCTGGGCCTGGCGCATGACAGAGTGCATGCCGTGGGCACGCCCGTAGGCGGCTCCTATGGCGGCAAGGACGAGCTGACGATTCAGCCGATTGCGGCCCTGCTGGCCTGGAAGGCGCAACGCCCCGTGCGGCTGCACCTGACACGCACGCAATCGGTGGATCTGGGGGTCAAGCGCCATCCCATGCAGATCAGAATGCGTAGCGGCTGCGATGCCCAGGGCCGGCTCACCTGCCACCAGGTGCAGATAGTGGCCGACACCGGGGCCTATGCCACGCATGGCCCCGAGGTGCTGGATGCCGCGCTCGAGCATGCCCCCGGCCCCTACCGGTATCAGGCACTGGACCTCAGTGCCAGGCTGGCCTATACGAACAACGGTATCGCGGGTGCGTTCCGCGGCTTCGGCGCCGTACAGGTGCAATTTGCACTCGAGCAGCAGATGGACAGACTGGCTGCGCTGGTCGGCATGACAGCTGACGCGTTTCGCGCCCTCAATCTTGCCGCGCCCGAGGCGCCCGGCCCGCTGGGCCAGCATGTCGTACCGTTTGACGGTGCCCAGCGCGCACTCGATGTCGCCCGCCAGCAGGCGCTGTGGCGCGGGCCGCATCGCTGGGCCAGCGCGGACGGGCGCCATCTGCACGGCGTGGGCCTCACGCTGATCCATCGCAGCGACGGCTTTGGCAAGGGTGGCCCCAGTGACTGCCGCATGGAGCTGGCCCTGGCCGCCGATGGAGCGATCGAGCTGCGCTGCGGCTTTACCGAGCTGGGACAGAATCTGGTCGGAACCGTACAGAGCCTGGGCGCGCAGCATCTGGGCTGCGCCGTCGACGCCATCCGGCCGGTGCTGGGCGATACCCGGCTAACGCCCGACTCCGGCCCGGTGGCCGCCTCGCGCGCCACCACACTGGTATGGCGCGCCTTGCAGGAGGCGGCCGGGCCCTGGCAGCAAGCCTTGCTCCTGGCCGCCGCAAGAGTGCGGCCCGATATCCCTCTGCGCTGCGGCGCACGGGGCCTGGAAAGCGCTGCGGGCATGAGCCTCAGCTATGCCGATCTGGCAAAGGCATCGGGCGAACAAGCGCCCTGTATCTCCATAGACCTGCGCGCCGAGGACCCGCAGGGCAACGCGCATGACACCCACTTCGTCTTCGGAGCCTGCGCCGCCATTGCCCTGGTACGCGTCGACACCTGGAGCGGCATGGTCCAGGTGCAGCGGCTGGTGATGTGCACGGCCCTGGGCCCCGTGGCATCGGCCCAGGGCTATCTGGGCCAGATGGAAGGCGGCGCCCTCATGGGCCTGGCCATGGGCACGCAGGAGGAGCTGGCTTGCCTGGACGGCCACTACCAGGCGCGCAATCTCGACGGCTATCTGATCCCCACGCTGGCCGATGCCCCTGACATGCAGGTGCTGGCGATCGAGAACCTTCCCGGGGGCGACCCCATAGGCCCGCGCGGAGCCGGCGAGATCAGCGTCAACCTGGCCCTGCCCGCAGTGGCCAATGCCCTGGCCGCCGCACTGCAGCACCCCATCACGCAACTGCCCATGACCCCGGAGCGCGTGATCGCGCTGCTGGAAGCGGGCGCGAAGCCCTCCACACCATGA